One part of the Theropithecus gelada isolate Dixy chromosome 5, Tgel_1.0, whole genome shotgun sequence genome encodes these proteins:
- the MXD4 gene encoding max dimerization protein 4 isoform X2 yields the protein MCQFEGLRRRVAAERRSPRSLEVRRPGARGGRRAEPAGAGRAAAAAVPGGTGAGGRMELNSLLILLEAAEYLERRDREAEHGYASVLPFDGDFTREKTKAASLVRKAPNNRSSHNELEKHRRAKLRLYLEQLKQLVPLGPDSTRHTTLSLLKRAKVHIKKLEEQDRRALSIKEQLQQEHRFLKRRLEQLSVQSVERVRTDSTGSAVSTDDSEQEVDIEGMEFGPGELDSVGSSSDADDHYSLQSGSGGDSGFGPHCRRLGRPALS from the exons ATGTGTCAATTTGAGGGCCTGAGGCGGAGGGTGGCGGCCGAGCGCCGGAGTCCGCGGAGTCTGGAAGTGCGGCGGCCGGGCGCGCGGGGCGGGCGGCGAGCGGAGCCGGCCGGAGCGGGCCGGGCAGCGGCCGCCGCCGTCCCGGGGGGGACAGGCGCGGGCGGGAGGATGGAGCTGAACTCCCTGCTGATCCTGCTGGAGGCGGCCGAGTACCTGGAGCGCAGGGATCGAG AGGCCGAGCACGGCTACGCCTCGGTGCTGCCCTTCGACGGCGACTTCACCAGGGAGAAAACAAAGGCGGCCAGCCTGGTGCGCAAGGCCCCGAACAACAG GTCTTCACACAACGAGCTAGAAAAGCACAG ACGAGCCAAACTCAGGCTGTACCTGGAGCAGCTCAAGCAGCTGGTGCCCCTGGGCCCCGACAGCACCCGCCACACCACGCTGAGCCTCCTGAAGCGGGCCAAGGTGCACATCAAG AAACTGGAGGAGCAGGACCGCCGGGCACTGAGCATCAAGGAGCAGCTGCAGCAGGAGCATCGCTTCCTGAAGCGGCGCCTGGAGCAGCTGTCGGTGCAGAGCGTGGAGCGCGTGCGCACAGATAGCACAGGCTCCGCCGTCTCCACGGACGACTCAGAGCAAG AAGTGGACATAGAGGGCATGGAGTTTGGCCCTGGTGAGCTGGACAGTGTTGGCAGCAGCAGTGACGCGGACGACCACTACAGCCTGCAGAGTGGCAGCGGCGGCGACAGTGGCTTCGGGCCCCACTGCCGGCGGCTGGGCCGCCCCGCCCTCTCGTAG
- the MXD4 gene encoding max dimerization protein 4 isoform X1, with translation MCQFEGLRRRVAAERRSPRSLEVRRPGARGGRRAEPAGAGRAAAAAVPGGTGAGGRMELNSLLILLEAAEYLERRDREAEHGYASVLPFDGDFTREKTKAASLVRKAPNNRSSHNELEKHRRAKLRLYLEQLKQLVPLGPDSTRHTTLSLLKRAKVHIKKLEEQDRRALSIKEQLQQEHRFLKRRLEQLSVQSVERVRTDSTGSAVSTDDSEQGGAWGSLTWASGHSVAQLPGWREGSWCWGWGEPSQLPAALGCLSPSKCRRDWTGRVGCRGHMAR, from the exons ATGTGTCAATTTGAGGGCCTGAGGCGGAGGGTGGCGGCCGAGCGCCGGAGTCCGCGGAGTCTGGAAGTGCGGCGGCCGGGCGCGCGGGGCGGGCGGCGAGCGGAGCCGGCCGGAGCGGGCCGGGCAGCGGCCGCCGCCGTCCCGGGGGGGACAGGCGCGGGCGGGAGGATGGAGCTGAACTCCCTGCTGATCCTGCTGGAGGCGGCCGAGTACCTGGAGCGCAGGGATCGAG AGGCCGAGCACGGCTACGCCTCGGTGCTGCCCTTCGACGGCGACTTCACCAGGGAGAAAACAAAGGCGGCCAGCCTGGTGCGCAAGGCCCCGAACAACAG GTCTTCACACAACGAGCTAGAAAAGCACAG ACGAGCCAAACTCAGGCTGTACCTGGAGCAGCTCAAGCAGCTGGTGCCCCTGGGCCCCGACAGCACCCGCCACACCACGCTGAGCCTCCTGAAGCGGGCCAAGGTGCACATCAAG AAACTGGAGGAGCAGGACCGCCGGGCACTGAGCATCAAGGAGCAGCTGCAGCAGGAGCATCGCTTCCTGAAGCGGCGCCTGGAGCAGCTGTCGGTGCAGAGCGTGGAGCGCGTGCGCACAGATAGCACAGGCTCCGCCGTCTCCACGGACGACTCAGAGCAAGGTGGGGCGTGGGGCAGCCTCACCTGGGCCTCCGGGCACTCAGTGGCACAGCTCCCTGGGTGGAGAGAAGGCTCCTGGTGCTGGGGTTGGGGAGAACCCTCCCAGCTCCCTGCTGCACTGGGGTGTTTGTCACCATCTAAGTGCAGAAGGGACTGGACAGGGAGGGTGGGATGCAGAGGCCACATGGCCCGCTGA